In Hippocampus zosterae strain Florida chromosome 21, ASM2543408v3, whole genome shotgun sequence, the genomic window GTACAGCTGCACCTGCTGCGCGGTGCTGATGTTGCTGAAGAACTGGGCCGTCATGGCGTCGGTGGTGCGGGTGGACTTGGCGTAGCTGGGGAAGCGCAGGGAGTCGGCGACGCCGGCCAGCCGCAAGACGTAGTTGGCGTCCTCCTCCAGGGTCTCGTACTTGCCCACCAGGTCGTAGTGGATGTGACACGGGTGGCACAGCTGGGAGACGGTCTGCCAGTGTTCGTTGAGCGGGCCGTCGCGCCGCGTGGCCGGGTCGGCCAGGTACTCGGCGAACTCCTTGAACTTGACGTCGGCGCCGTTGGCCAGGGCCTCCTGCGTGGCGTTCTTGCGGTAGCGCCGCACGATACGCGTGCCGAAGCGCTTGTGGAAGGACGAGTTGTACTTGAGGGTGAACTTGTTGCGGTAGGCCGACACCAGGCGCTCGAAGGGCTCGCGGACGAACAGGAACTTCAGGTAGTTCTTCAGGCGGTGGTTGATCTCGGCGATGCTGTACTGGTTCAAGGTCTTCAGGTTGGACGGGATGTGGGCTTCATTGGACGGGATTTCCATCGGGTCGCTGCGGGAGACAAAGTATCAAGAACCCTATGAGACCATCCCGTATTTCTTAGCGCATTGGCcccaatataagacggccctgattataagacgaccccctctttttcaagactcgagtttgaacaccaaattaatttttatacagaaaataatgacagtacatctgaaacatatgattataacaatatatttgagagaaaaagcatgttattctgcctcattcaaatctaaatttAAATCGGTTAACCTGACCGATCTTCGAACCACTTTTCtctagattgtcgctacgtttctccattttccgttatctcttctattattttcttctcttttctttcttgccgttactttttatttttcttcttcgtgctaccgctatttcatttttatacttcggcctggggagtcaagttcagcattcgcttcgatggtatctggcgccatctagcgtcgtgaatgggtataatgtctagaccctgaatataagacgacccccaattcttatttcaatgcaaaaaacactgtcttatattcaggccaatacggtaattatcctttcacccccccccccccttacctgTATTTTCCTCGGCCCGTCAGCACCATCATGACGCGCTTCCAGTTGGTACAGGCCACCTTGGGGACGTAGCAGTAGATGAGCTCGTGGTCCTCGTCCACCACCAGGTGTTTGAGGTCCCCGGGCGTGAGGACCCGTCGCTTACGGCTTGACGTGCTGTACACCCGACAGGCGTCGGCCACCTGGTCCCGTCGGGTCTGGTGGAGGAGGGCCGTTCCCGACAGCTCGGGCTGGGCGATTGAAAGGACAGCCGTGAGAGAAGatcagatgcatttttttttcaatttcaatttcaaacatctctttgccccccacccccacgtctCCTGGTGGAATTTAAATGGATTGTAATACCGCCTGCATATTTCCCCCGTTGCCAACAAGCGTGGCCTTTCAGCGCGACTACCGCCGGCCCACAGCTGCTTCCAACCGAGACCCGAAATAACTGCAAGCCGGGGACCACCGTCCGGCGGCGCATGAACAGCGCGTCTGTATGACATGCCTGTGAGCTAGCCATTCACCCCACCAtcccacacccccccacccaaccttCGTAAATTCCAATGACAGCATATGAGCGAGGTTCTCTGTGGTCAGTCCCGCAAAGCTGACCAACTCTGAAAATCCGTCCTTTTTTGGGCAATGTTGACACTGAACGTGAATTATGTCCAATGTGAGTATGTGGTCACATGCGCGGGAGGGGGGTGTAACCCGAGTGACTATTTTAGATTCCATATATTAACACAGGCGAGTTAAAAATCGCTGAATGACGGTTCCCTGAGCGATAGATTCAGCCTAGCAACATGTGGCTGTCTGGGAAATACATTTGGAGCCTTCGCCGGCGTTCATTCAATTAGCAAGCGGTGCTGATGTGGTAAAAATCCCATCATTTGCATCGGGTTTGCTAATGGATTAGTCGGATACAAAGCACAGATCGGATACAACTTGTGCACACAATCCATGGAACTGTGCTCCCTTtgaaggaaaaaaggaaaaaaaaacgaaaaaaagccTTCAGAAGCTCTGATGCACGTTTCTTGGGCCTTGACGTGTTGTCTAAATCCCACTAAATCTGATTTAAACggttcaatttttttctccctcgcCTTTTCCTGCCATATCACATCAAACAAGCCTGTTAAAAGCTTTTTGCCGGGCGTCGGGGGCTGATGGATTCCACACCTCGCGTTTTTCCTCCCTTTCCACGCCACTGCAGATGTATCAAAGAGGGCggacgatctttttttttttttttttttgcttccctcCCTCTTTTTTGTTGCAGACAACAAGAAGCTATAATTCACACAAAAGGAACAAGCCAGCGCGGGGCCTTCAATCCCGGAAGGAGGGCAGACGGTGTAATTAACAACCGCgggtgtgtagggggggggcgAATCTGTCCGTCGGCTCGTATTATCTCCTGTGAAAGCATGACGGGTCGATACAATGGCAGAGACCGCCTTGATGGAGGCCGCCGACCTTCGGCGGCGTCAAGTTGTTCTCACGAGGGAAGGGGAAAACAATTAGGAACCCATTTGCCCGCACGCCACCTTGCTAATTCAGCGACAATTGGCGACGCGgcataaaataatacaatgatGGAGGCAGTTAGCCGAATCCCATAATACAGTTTTAATCACCTATTGCTCTCAGGGGGGCCTCAAACCTACGGCGGTTGCCCCCAGCCCCTTCCCAGTGCCGCTTGATGTGAACAAACTCTTCTCGTCGATTGATTTAGATGCCGTGAGAGCTTTTGCTTTCTCCGGAATAAACGGAACGAAGATTCAAATGTAGGGGAAGCGTTCCCCCACGATATCGCAATTCATCGATCGTGCATATTTAGAGGAAGCAAGAAGAAGCAGCGGCCTTCGGCGTAGCACACACAACCATGTTTAGTCACCGATTGTCTGGAGCGCTGccccgtgtgtttttttttttattgaaggtTTTCAATTAGCATAACATTAGCATGAGGCTCGCGGACTTTAATCCGACGAAATGATCAAGTTTGGTTGAAATGCGATCGTCTTGAATGATGAGGGCATTTCGGACCTGCCACAGTTCCAGGAAAgcggaaggaaaaaaagc contains:
- the chst11 gene encoding carbohydrate sulfotransferase 11 isoform X1; this translates as MKQTLSELMRMSKICRMVLATCLGSFILVIFYFQSMFQPVMRRNPFVAEGCCGKGSRNALRELYSPSQPELSGTALLHQTRRDQVADACRVYSTSSRKRRVLTPGDLKHLVVDEDHELIYCYVPKVACTNWKRVMMVLTGRGKYSDPMEIPSNEAHIPSNLKTLNQYSIAEINHRLKNYLKFLFVREPFERLVSAYRNKFTLKYNSSFHKRFGTRIVRRYRKNATQEALANGADVKFKEFAEYLADPATRRDGPLNEHWQTVSQLCHPCHIHYDLVGKYETLEEDANYVLRLAGVADSLRFPSYAKSTRTTDAMTAQFFSNISTAQQVQLYQLYKLDFLMFNYSTPSYLRLV
- the chst11 gene encoding carbohydrate sulfotransferase 11 isoform X2 translates to MRRNPFVAEGCCGKGSRNALRELYSPSQPELSGTALLHQTRRDQVADACRVYSTSSRKRRVLTPGDLKHLVVDEDHELIYCYVPKVACTNWKRVMMVLTGRGKYSDPMEIPSNEAHIPSNLKTLNQYSIAEINHRLKNYLKFLFVREPFERLVSAYRNKFTLKYNSSFHKRFGTRIVRRYRKNATQEALANGADVKFKEFAEYLADPATRRDGPLNEHWQTVSQLCHPCHIHYDLVGKYETLEEDANYVLRLAGVADSLRFPSYAKSTRTTDAMTAQFFSNISTAQQVQLYQLYKLDFLMFNYSTPSYLRLV